The following are encoded together in the Glycine soja cultivar W05 chromosome 5, ASM419377v2, whole genome shotgun sequence genome:
- the LOC114411359 gene encoding cation/H(+) antiporter 4-like: MNLSANETLFLSVDKIKIFTYNVCTVAPPNIVSDGLWGGQLNGRTPFKSSLPLFELQVLVIFAITQICQFLLQSFDFPQFIPQMIVGLILGPAVQVEMLDKYKRKLFPFPSQDTLATISSIGYALFIFTSGVQMDLSMITRTGHRAWAIAIIGLAVPILICIPTIISIERLSLPVEYQIFNATAIVLPETVISFAVVASLLNELKILNSELGRLALSSVLVSDILSKTIICVASIFMDANENQNIFVLLVSLIAFGIFVPLFFRPAMFWIIKRTAEGRPVNDGYVYAVITMVFALGWVAVQIHQEFILGAFMLGLAVPEGPPLGSALVKKLHFFGNCFFLPIFVTCSMMKADFSKHFSSKVVMITAFSSLFIHLVKVIACTIPALFCKIPFKDALTLGLILNVKGVVEVGIYGILYDEGIINGPTYGVMMINIMVIASIVKWSVKLLYDPSRKYAGYQKRNIASLKPDSELRVVACLHKTHHVSVVKDFLDLCCPTTEDPITVDALHLIELVGRASPIFISHRIQRTISSSGHKSYSDDVILAFDLYEHDNMGAVTAHVYTAISPPSLMHEDVCHLALDKVASIIILPFHLRWSGDGAIESDDKNMRALNCKLLEIAPCSVGILVGRSTIHSDSFIRVAMIFLGGKDDREALCLAKRATRNPRVNLVVYHLAPKEHTPDMEYIRDNEALKHVKKPHLGNVSYQKVIVNGGPETSLLLRQIVNEHHFFIVGRTHELNSPQTVGLTTWIEFSELGVIGDLLASSDFESRPCVLVVQQQVKETS, from the exons ATGAATTTAAGTGCAAATGAGACTCTATTCTTGTCTGttgataaaatcaaaattttcaccTATAATGTGTGCACTGTTGCTCCACCCAATATTGTTTCAGATGGCTTATGGGGTGGCCAACTTAATGGACGGACTCCATTCAAATCTTCACTCCCATTGTTTGAGTTGCAGGTGCTTGTAATTTTTGCTATCACCCAAATCTGCCAATTCCTCTTACAGAGCTTTGACTTCCCTCAATTTATTCCACAAATGATA GTTGGCCTGATTCTAGGCCCTGCTGTTCAGGTAGAGATGCTGGACAAATACAAAAGGAAGTTGTTTCCATTTCCAAGTCAGGACACACTTGCAACAATATCATCAATTGGTTATGCACTTTTCATCTTTACAAGTGGTGTGCAAATGGATTTGAGCATGATAACCAGGACAGGACACAGGGCATGGGCCATTGCTATTATTGGATTGGCTGTGCCGATACTTATTTGTATTCCAACCATAATCAGCATTGAACGTTTAAGTCTTCCTGTTGAATATCAAATCTTTAATGCTACTGCTATAGTTCTACCAGAAACTGTAATTTCATTTGCAGTAGTTGCTTCCCTCCTCAATGAACTTAAAATCCTTAACTCTGAACTTGGCAGGTTGGCGTTATCCTCAGTACTGGTGAGTGACATATTAAGCAAAACCATTATATGCGTTGCCAGTATCTTTATGGATGCCAACGAAAACCAGAATATTTTTGTGCTCTTGGTATCATTGATTGCCTTTGGCATCTTTGTTCCATTATTTTTTCGACCAGCAATGTTTTGGATCATCAAACGTACTGCAGAAGGAAGACCTGTGAATGATGGTTATGTCTATGCTGTCATCACAATGGTATTTGCATTAGGTTGGGTTGCAGTTCAAATACATCAAGAATTCATCCTAGGAGCTTTTATGTTGGGGTTGGCTGTGCCAGAAGGACCTCCATTAGGATCTGCATTGGTCAAGAAGCTTCACTTCTTTGGTAACTGTTTCTTCTTGCCAATATTTGTCACTTGCAGTATGATGAAGGCAGATTTTTCCAAGCACTTTTCATCAAAAGTAGTTATGATCACTGCTTTCAGCTCTCTTTTCATTCACCTTGTCAAAGTAATAGCATGCACTATACCTGCCCTCTTTTGCAAGATTCCCTTCAAAGATGCCTTGACTCTTGGCCTCATTTTGAACGTTAAAGGCGTAGTGGAAGTCGGCATCTATGGTATCTTATATGACGAAGGG ATTATTAATGGTCCTACTTATGGAGTAATGATGATCAACATAATGGTCATTGCAAGCATAGTGAAATGGTCTGTGAAACTATTGTATGATCCATCAAGAAAATACGCTGGCTACCAGAAAAGGAACATAGCGAGTTTAAAACCAGACTCGGAGCTGAGAGTAGTTGCCTGCCTTCATAAAACACACCATGTATCTGTTGTGAAAGATTTCCTTGACCTTTGTTGTCCAACAACAGAAGACCCCATCACTGTGGATGCATTGCATCTAATTGAGCTAGTCGGAAGGGCCTCTCCCATTTTCATTTCCCATCGCATTCAAAGAACGATTTCATCAAGTGGCCACAAGTCTTATTCAGATGATGTCATTCTTGCTTTTGACCTCTATGAACATGACAACATGGGTGCAGTAACTGCACACGTTTACACAGCCATATCTCCACCCTCCCTGATGCATGAGGATGTTTGTCATTTAGCATTGGACAAAGTGGCATCTATTATAATTCTTCCATTCCATCTAAGATGGTCTGGTGATGGTGCCATAGAATCTGATGACAAGAACATGAGGGCTTTAAATTGTAAGCTCTTAGAAATAGCTCCATGCTCAGTTGGAATCCTTGTTGGTCGTTCTACCATTCATAGTGACTCATTCATTCGGGTAGCAATGATTTTTCTGGGCGGAAAAGATGACCGAGAGGCTTTGTGCTTAGCCAAACGAGCAACGAGGAATCCAAGGGTCAACTTGGTTGTGTACCACCTTGCTCCTAAGGAACACACACCAGACATGGAGTATATACGAGATAATGAGGCACTAAAACATGTTAAGAAACCACACTTGGGAAATGTAAGTTATCAAAAAGTCATAGTGAATGGTGGACCAGAGACATCTCTTCTTCTTCGCCAAATAGTAAATGAACATCACTTTTTCATAGTTGGGAGAACACATGAGTTAAACTCACCTCAGACGGTTGGGCTTACAACTTGGATTGAATTTTCAGAGCTAGGTGTCATTGGTGATTTGCTTGCTTCATCAGATTTTGAAAGCAGACCGTGTGTTTTGGTAGTGCAGCAACAAGTAAAAGAAACATCATAG
- the LOC114412895 gene encoding actin-related protein 2/3 complex subunit 4-like isoform X2, translating to MASTLRLYLTCIRNTLEAAMCLQNFPCQEVERHNKPEVELKTSPELLLNPVLICRNEAEKCLIETSINSLRISLKVKQADELENILTKKFLRFLSMRAEAFQVLRRKPVQGYDISFLITNYHCEEMQKHKLIDFIVQFMEDIDKEISELKMSVNTRGRLVATEFLKQFI from the exons ATG GCAAGCACGTTGCGGTTATACTTGACCTGCATTCGGAACACGCTCGAGGCCGCAATGTGCCTCCAG AACTTTCCCTGCCAAGAAGTCGAAAGGCATAACAAGCCCGAGGTTGAACTCAA AACCAGCCCTGAACTCCTGCTCAATCCG GTTTTGATATGCCGAAATGAGGCCGAAAAATGCTTAATAGAAACATCTATCAATTCATTGCGGATAAGTCTCAAG GTGAAGCAGGCTGATGAACTTGAAAACATACTGACCAAAAAATTTCTAAGATTTCTGTCCATGAGAGCCGAGGCTTTCCAAGTCCTGAGGAGAAAGCCTGTTCAG GGATATGACATTAGCTTCCTTATAACAAATTACCACTGTGAGGAGATGCAGAAGCACAAACTTATTGACTTTATTGTGCAATTTATGGAG GACATTGATAAAGAGATAAGCGAGCTCAAAATGTCGGTGAACACAAGGGGGAGGCTTGTAGCTACAGAATTTCTGAAGCAGTTTATCTGA
- the LOC114412895 gene encoding actin-related protein 2/3 complex subunit 4-like isoform X1 translates to MASTLRLYLTCIRNTLEAAMCLQVSLLLRFFWHQQNNHVFCSVLLCFSSSLCFQNFPCQEVERHNKPEVELKTSPELLLNPVLICRNEAEKCLIETSINSLRISLKVKQADELENILTKKFLRFLSMRAEAFQVLRRKPVQGYDISFLITNYHCEEMQKHKLIDFIVQFMEDIDKEISELKMSVNTRGRLVATEFLKQFI, encoded by the exons ATG GCAAGCACGTTGCGGTTATACTTGACCTGCATTCGGAACACGCTCGAGGCCGCAATGTGCCTCCAGGTATCACTCCTTCTTCGTTTcttttggcatcaacaaaataaTCACGTCTTCTGTTCTGTTCTgttgtgtttttcttcttcgCTATGCTTCCAGAACTTTCCCTGCCAAGAAGTCGAAAGGCATAACAAGCCCGAGGTTGAACTCAA AACCAGCCCTGAACTCCTGCTCAATCCG GTTTTGATATGCCGAAATGAGGCCGAAAAATGCTTAATAGAAACATCTATCAATTCATTGCGGATAAGTCTCAAG GTGAAGCAGGCTGATGAACTTGAAAACATACTGACCAAAAAATTTCTAAGATTTCTGTCCATGAGAGCCGAGGCTTTCCAAGTCCTGAGGAGAAAGCCTGTTCAG GGATATGACATTAGCTTCCTTATAACAAATTACCACTGTGAGGAGATGCAGAAGCACAAACTTATTGACTTTATTGTGCAATTTATGGAG GACATTGATAAAGAGATAAGCGAGCTCAAAATGTCGGTGAACACAAGGGGGAGGCTTGTAGCTACAGAATTTCTGAAGCAGTTTATCTGA
- the LOC114412894 gene encoding TBC1 domain family member 13-like, with translation MVKKKVPDWLNSSLWSSSSPSSPPSSAVASPFEQPPPPPPRPPSPAVVTPSEPPPRPPSPPAVHDPLPTQRIDDSPREDHGDGFRSAHDVSRQAQLLAELSKKVVDMSELRSLACQGIPDAAGIRSTAWKLLLGYLPPDRGLWSAELAKKRSQYKQFKEEIFMNPSEITRKMFNSTNCDTGDANCARALLSRSEITHGEHPLSLGKTSVWNQFFQDTEIIDQIDRDVKRTHPDMHFFSGDSQFAKSNQEALKNILIIFAKLNPGVQYVQGMNEILAPLFYVLKNDPDEENAASAEADAFFCFVELLSGFRDNFVQQLDNSVVGIRSTITRLSQLLREHDEELWRHLEVTSKVNPQFYAFRWITLLLTQEFNFADSLHIWDTLLSDPDGPQETLLRVCCAMLVLVRKRLLAGDFTSNLKLLQNYPTTNISHLLYVANKFRVQSV, from the exons ATGGTGAAGAAGAAGGTCCCCGATTGGCTCAACAGCTCTCTCTGGTCCTCATCATCGCCGTCGTCCCCTCCCTCATCCGCTGTCGCCAGCCCCTTCGAACAGCCACCTCCACCTCCACCGCGTCCTCCATCCCCCGCCGTCGTCACCCCCTCCGAGCCGCCGCCGCGTCCTCCGTCGCCTCCCGCAGTCCACGATCCTCTGCCGACGCAGAGAATCGATGATTCGCCGAGGGAAGATCACGGCGACGGCTTTCGTTCCGCGCACGACGTGTCTCGCCAGGCTCAATTGCTGGCCGAG TTGTCAAAGAAGGTGGTGGATATGAGCGAGTTGCGGAGCCTCGCGTGTCAAGGTATACCTGATGCTGCTGGGATACGTTCTACTGCGTGGAAG CTTTTGCTTGGATATCTTCCACCAGATCGAGGGCTTTGGTCAGCTGAATTAGCCAAGAAGCGGTCACAGTACAAACAATTCAAAGAGGAGATTTTCATGAATCCT TCAGAAATCACAAGGAAGATGTTCAACTCGACAAATTGTGATACTGGTGATGCCAACTGTGCGAGGGCGTTGCTCTCTAGATCCGAAATCACTCATGGGGAGCATCCTTTGAGTCTTGGGAAGACCAGCGTATGGAATCAGTTCTTCCAG GATACAGAGATCATCGACCAAATTGACCGAGATGTAAAGCGCACTCATCCTGATATGCACTTTTTCTCTGGTGATTCCCAATTTGCAAAATCTAATCAG GAGGCTTTGaagaatatattaattatttttgcaaaGTTAAACCCAGGCGTACAATATGTGCAAGGAATGAATGAGATATTGGCTCCTCTATTCTATGTGTTAAAAAATGACCCAGATGAGGAAAATGCA GCCTCTGCTGAAGCAGATgcattcttttgttttgttgagCTATTGAGTGGGTTTCGAGATAACTTTGTTCAACAACTCGACAATAGTGTTGTGGGAATCCGTTCAACCATTACGAGGTTGTCCCAGCTTTTGAGAGAACATGATGAAGAGCTGTGGCGTCATCTTGAGGTTACTTCTAAG GTCAATCCTCAATTCTATGCATTTAGGTGGATTACTCTCCTGCTGACTCAGGAATTCAATTTTGCCGACAGCCTTCACATTTGGGATACTCTTTTAAGCGATCCAGATGGTCCACAG GAAACTCTTCTTCGGGTATGCTGTGCAATGCTTGTTCTCGTTCGTAAGCGCCTCCTTGCGGGTGATTTCACTTCTAATCTCAAGTTGCTGCAAAATTATCCCACCACAAACATTAGTCATTTGCTCTATGTTGCCAACAAGTTTCGTGTACAGTCAGTCTAA
- the LOC114411541 gene encoding small ubiquitin-related modifier 2-like has translation MATNGPLKRKSPPDDESVNLKIKLQDGRNLFFKVNRDMKLINVFKEFCDRQKLDYETLKFIYDGFNIKGKHTAKMLNMEDDAEIVAIRPQIGGGAAAL, from the exons atggCTACCAATGGTCCACTTAAGAGAAAATCTCCACCAGATGATGAGTCTGTCAACTTAAAAATCAAACTTCAG GATGGGCGTAATTTGTTCTTCAAGGTGAACCGGGATATGAAGTTAATTAATGTATTCAAAGAGTTCTGTGATCGACAGAAGTTGGATTACGAGACCCTGAAGTTCATTTATGACGGTTTTAACATTAAGGGGAAACATACAGCAAAAATG CTTAATATGGAAGATGATGCTGAGATCGTGGCCATAAGACCCCAAATTGGAGGTGGTGCTGCGGCACTTTGA